A portion of the Labilithrix sp. genome contains these proteins:
- a CDS encoding DUF4276 family protein: MRTYVLVEGHGETDAVTNLLSRLAQERAPTLLPFASPIRVPGISSDENVVRHLELVRPKKDAKALVLLRDDEDGCPKRDAPPLGDKLRAQGLPFPSAAVLAYREYESLFLPCIELMAGRALDGRPGLLPEARYEGDFEARRGVKEWLTSQMPRGRRYKPTVDQLPLTRMVDFDVVRTKGLPWFGSLERALVFLEANLGSGGAAYPAA; this comes from the coding sequence GTGCGAACGTACGTGCTCGTCGAGGGCCACGGCGAGACCGACGCGGTGACGAACCTCCTCTCCCGCCTCGCGCAGGAGCGCGCTCCGACGCTCCTGCCCTTCGCGTCACCGATCCGCGTCCCCGGCATCAGCAGCGACGAGAACGTAGTCCGTCACCTCGAGCTCGTCCGCCCGAAGAAGGACGCCAAGGCGCTCGTCCTCCTCCGCGACGACGAAGACGGATGCCCGAAGCGTGATGCGCCTCCGCTCGGCGACAAACTCCGAGCCCAAGGCCTGCCCTTCCCCTCTGCGGCGGTGTTGGCTTACCGCGAATACGAATCGTTGTTCTTGCCATGCATCGAGCTCATGGCCGGACGTGCGCTCGACGGACGCCCCGGCCTCCTACCGGAGGCGCGCTACGAAGGAGACTTCGAGGCGAGGCGCGGCGTGAAGGAATGGCTCACGAGCCAGATGCCTCGCGGGCGCCGCTACAAGCCCACGGTAGATCAACTCCCGCTCACACGCATGGTCGACTTCGACGTCGTGCGGACGAAGGGGCTACCGTGGTTCGGAAGCCTCGAACGCGCGCTCGTGTTCCTCGAGGCGAACCTCGGGAGCGGCGGCGCGGCGTATCCGGCCGCTTGA
- a CDS encoding AAA family ATPase, which produces MIKRLKVSRFRSLGNDVTIDFGPLTVLVGQNGAGKSNTIDALVFLADCMHLGLEGAITKRSGIGAIRHAGSGGRPYDVTIGVEIEREDVRGTYEVVLAGERAGEYRVKRELASIERGATFVVENGQFTGPANLNLVVEPTALALTALAGEARFAPLAQSLRSIASYSIFPDALRTPQKYDPRRPMDRQGTNWVSILKDQPEASWKPDLLTVLRKLTGDLADVKFEPVAGFLVLQFKHERDAGAKRKQWFDAAQESDGTLRVAGMMTALLQEPRPELIAIEEPELTVHPGALRLLHDYIREGALRGQVVLTTHSPDLLSLLSAEEVRVVTRVDDETRVEELDEAQRDVVTRGLFSLGDVMRSEGLRPQQLALPLGAE; this is translated from the coding sequence ATGATCAAGCGCCTCAAGGTCTCGCGCTTTCGCAGCCTGGGCAACGACGTCACGATCGACTTCGGTCCCTTGACCGTGCTCGTCGGCCAGAACGGGGCCGGCAAGAGCAACACGATCGACGCGCTCGTGTTCCTCGCAGACTGCATGCACCTCGGCCTCGAAGGCGCCATCACCAAGCGCAGCGGCATCGGCGCGATTCGGCACGCGGGATCGGGCGGTCGTCCCTACGACGTGACGATCGGCGTCGAGATCGAACGCGAGGACGTCCGCGGAACATACGAGGTCGTCCTCGCCGGCGAACGAGCGGGCGAGTACCGCGTGAAGCGTGAGCTGGCCTCGATCGAGCGTGGTGCCACCTTCGTCGTCGAGAACGGCCAGTTCACGGGGCCGGCGAACCTGAACCTCGTCGTCGAGCCTACCGCGCTCGCCTTGACCGCCCTCGCCGGCGAAGCGAGGTTCGCGCCGCTCGCGCAAAGCCTCCGATCGATCGCGAGCTACAGCATCTTCCCCGACGCGCTTCGGACTCCGCAGAAGTACGACCCGCGACGTCCGATGGACCGGCAGGGAACGAACTGGGTCTCGATCCTCAAGGACCAGCCCGAAGCGTCCTGGAAGCCCGACCTCCTCACCGTCCTGCGGAAGCTCACCGGCGACCTCGCCGACGTGAAGTTCGAGCCGGTCGCGGGCTTCCTCGTCTTGCAGTTCAAGCACGAGCGCGACGCCGGCGCGAAGCGGAAGCAGTGGTTCGATGCCGCCCAGGAGTCGGACGGGACGCTGCGCGTCGCCGGGATGATGACGGCCTTGCTCCAGGAGCCGCGACCGGAGCTCATCGCGATCGAAGAGCCGGAGCTCACGGTTCATCCAGGCGCGCTACGCCTCCTTCACGACTACATCCGCGAGGGAGCCCTCCGCGGCCAAGTCGTGCTGACGACGCACAGCCCCGACCTCTTGTCGCTCCTCTCCGCCGAGGAGGTACGTGTCGTCACGCGCGTCGACGACGAGACGCGAGTCGAAGAGCTCGACGAGGCACAGCGTGACGTCGTGACGCGAGGCCTCTTCTCGCTCGGAGACGTCATGCGCTCGGAAGGACTCCGCCCGCAGCAACTCGCGTTGCCACTCGGAGCCGAGTAG
- the drmD gene encoding DISARM system SNF2-like helicase DrmD yields the protein MHDTPSTRSVLTVLTKLRLLELARDLEVAVPAGKKELQVDGLLASGRLAFRGIVERLGRDELRAVCAAHGLSASSRSRTELAGSLLEAHGNVDTVPPKPLFASRAEERWLPRERDIVLVRRRQWLVERVARGGEDEATRVSLVCLDDDNAGQTLDVLWEIELGAQVIQPETKGLGEVSGFDSPHAFGSYLLALRWNLVTATDARLFQSPFRAGIKILTHQLTPLRKALALPRANLFIADDVGLGKTIEAGLVLSELVLRQRVDFALIVCPASVAVQWQGEMERRFGLRFEIFSRAFVAASHRERGFAVPPWSTFHRFIITYQTLRRPEYLEPLLQQLGERARKSLLILDEAHSAAPATASAYAVDSNTTKVVRELARRFDNRLFLSATPHNGHSNSFAALLEILDPQRFTRTRSPGDPSALEPVMVRRLKSDLRALPNTGSFPERRVVRLAVGSPDTPEVVLSSMLAEYTELVAPERGRGRLVFVNLQKRLLSSIAAFASTLEVHAESATGKKVVALGAEDEPGEDERDDEPYGEDDETENARLASEVRQATRALGERAAGERPRELLASMRALAGTHARAPDEKMKALRTWIAEHQCAAVALDPEARRKAPATARRWTDTRVIVFTEYADTKNAIVRYLRAAADGTDGGEDRVLELAGGIGDERRDAIQRAFNGPPAEHPVRVLVCTDAAREGLNLQAYCADLFHVDVPWNPGRMEQRNGRIDRTLQPAETVRCHYFVYPDRAEDRVLEVLVEKVQTIEKELGSLGAVIAEELGTTLARGIGKGTREALDAAGSPARRSKIRAELESARGIDRLRAEIDEAGSILKSSRKLLAFQPELLRRVLDEGLALAGAGPLTPLPAEGDGPARFALPELPESWTPVVDGMRPARGADEPEHVWRRRPPRPVVLEAPEVWSDSTVHVHLEHPFVQRILTRFRAQGFSAHDLSRVTVLPTRADDEVRAVAIGRLSLFGPRATRLHDELVVVAAPWFESARDGHLVPRSAKEDAEAVRDIESALLALPAGRSKKHEALERSLVPHAAKDFAALWRFVTEEADARALAAEQKLKARAREEATALSKILEAQRTTLERELAGRQLTLDLAPGDRDAEKQRDQWEADRRHLERRRRELEKEREEEPRALEALYAVARRRLVPVGLVYLWPETRG from the coding sequence ATGCACGACACCCCGTCCACGCGCTCCGTTCTCACCGTCCTCACCAAGCTGCGCTTGCTCGAGCTCGCCCGCGATCTCGAGGTGGCGGTCCCGGCGGGCAAGAAGGAGCTTCAGGTCGACGGGCTCCTCGCGTCGGGTCGGCTCGCGTTTCGCGGGATCGTCGAGCGCCTCGGGCGCGACGAGCTCCGCGCGGTGTGCGCCGCGCACGGTCTCTCGGCGTCGTCGCGCTCGCGCACCGAGCTCGCGGGCTCGCTCTTGGAGGCGCACGGCAACGTCGACACGGTGCCGCCGAAGCCGCTCTTCGCGAGCCGAGCCGAGGAGCGCTGGCTCCCGCGCGAGCGCGACATCGTCCTCGTACGGCGCCGCCAGTGGCTCGTGGAGCGCGTCGCGCGCGGCGGCGAGGACGAGGCGACGCGCGTGTCGCTCGTGTGCCTCGACGACGACAACGCGGGGCAGACGCTCGACGTCCTCTGGGAGATCGAGCTCGGCGCGCAGGTGATTCAGCCCGAGACGAAGGGGCTCGGCGAGGTCTCCGGCTTCGATTCGCCGCACGCGTTCGGGTCCTACCTCCTCGCGCTGCGCTGGAACCTCGTCACCGCGACCGACGCGCGCCTCTTCCAGTCGCCGTTTCGGGCCGGCATCAAGATCCTGACCCACCAGCTCACGCCGCTCCGCAAGGCGCTCGCGCTCCCACGCGCGAACCTCTTTATCGCGGATGACGTTGGATTGGGTAAAACCATCGAAGCCGGTCTCGTGCTCTCCGAGCTCGTGCTCCGGCAGCGCGTCGATTTCGCGCTCATCGTGTGCCCCGCGTCGGTGGCCGTGCAGTGGCAGGGCGAGATGGAGCGGCGGTTCGGCCTTCGCTTCGAGATCTTCTCGCGCGCGTTCGTCGCCGCGAGCCATCGCGAGCGCGGGTTCGCGGTGCCGCCGTGGAGCACGTTCCACCGCTTCATCATCACGTACCAGACGTTGCGGCGTCCGGAGTACCTCGAGCCTCTCCTGCAACAGCTCGGAGAGCGCGCGCGCAAGTCGCTCCTGATCCTCGACGAGGCGCACTCGGCCGCGCCGGCGACGGCGAGCGCTTACGCGGTCGACTCGAACACGACGAAGGTGGTTCGCGAGCTCGCGCGCCGGTTCGACAACCGCCTCTTCCTCTCCGCGACGCCGCACAACGGCCACTCGAACTCCTTCGCCGCGCTGCTCGAGATCCTCGACCCGCAGCGGTTCACGCGGACGCGTTCTCCCGGCGATCCCTCGGCGCTCGAGCCGGTCATGGTGCGCCGCCTCAAGTCGGATCTCCGCGCCCTCCCGAACACGGGGAGCTTCCCGGAGCGCCGGGTCGTCCGCCTCGCGGTGGGCAGCCCCGATACTCCCGAGGTCGTCCTCTCGTCGATGCTCGCGGAGTACACGGAGCTCGTCGCGCCCGAGCGCGGGCGCGGGCGCCTCGTCTTCGTGAACCTGCAGAAGCGGCTCCTCTCCAGCATCGCCGCCTTCGCGAGCACCCTCGAGGTCCACGCGGAGAGCGCGACGGGGAAGAAGGTCGTGGCGCTCGGCGCGGAGGACGAGCCTGGCGAGGACGAGCGCGACGACGAACCGTACGGCGAGGACGACGAGACCGAGAACGCGCGCCTCGCGAGCGAGGTGCGCCAGGCGACACGAGCGCTCGGAGAGCGCGCCGCGGGCGAGCGTCCGCGCGAGCTCCTCGCGTCGATGCGCGCGCTCGCGGGCACGCACGCCCGCGCGCCCGACGAGAAGATGAAGGCGCTCCGCACGTGGATCGCCGAGCACCAGTGCGCGGCGGTCGCGCTCGATCCCGAGGCGCGGCGGAAGGCGCCTGCCACGGCGCGGCGGTGGACGGACACGCGCGTCATCGTGTTCACCGAGTACGCCGATACGAAGAACGCGATCGTGCGCTACCTGCGCGCCGCCGCGGACGGCACCGACGGCGGGGAGGACCGCGTCCTCGAGCTCGCGGGCGGGATCGGCGACGAGCGGCGCGACGCGATCCAGCGGGCCTTCAACGGCCCGCCCGCCGAGCACCCCGTCCGCGTCCTCGTCTGCACCGACGCGGCGCGCGAGGGCCTGAACCTCCAAGCGTACTGCGCCGACCTGTTTCACGTCGACGTTCCTTGGAACCCGGGGCGGATGGAGCAGCGGAACGGACGCATCGATCGCACGCTCCAGCCGGCGGAGACCGTGCGCTGTCACTACTTCGTCTACCCCGATCGCGCGGAGGACCGCGTCCTCGAGGTCCTCGTCGAGAAGGTGCAGACGATCGAGAAGGAGCTCGGCTCCCTCGGCGCGGTCATCGCGGAGGAGCTCGGCACGACGCTCGCGCGCGGCATCGGCAAAGGCACGCGCGAGGCGCTCGACGCGGCCGGGAGCCCGGCGCGACGATCGAAGATCCGCGCCGAGCTCGAGAGCGCGCGCGGGATCGATCGCCTGCGCGCCGAGATCGACGAGGCGGGCTCCATCCTCAAGAGCTCGCGGAAGCTGCTCGCGTTCCAGCCCGAGCTGCTCCGTCGCGTGCTCGACGAGGGGCTCGCCCTCGCGGGGGCCGGTCCGCTCACGCCTCTCCCGGCGGAGGGGGACGGCCCGGCGCGCTTCGCGCTCCCGGAGCTGCCGGAGTCGTGGACGCCGGTCGTCGACGGCATGCGTCCGGCGCGCGGCGCGGACGAGCCGGAGCACGTCTGGCGGAGGCGTCCACCTCGGCCGGTGGTGCTCGAGGCCCCGGAGGTGTGGAGCGACAGCACGGTGCACGTCCACCTCGAGCACCCGTTCGTGCAGCGCATCCTCACGCGGTTCCGGGCGCAGGGCTTCTCTGCGCACGATCTCTCGCGCGTCACCGTCTTGCCGACGCGCGCCGACGACGAGGTGCGCGCGGTCGCGATCGGACGCCTCTCGCTCTTCGGTCCACGCGCGACGCGCCTTCACGACGAGCTCGTCGTCGTCGCCGCGCCCTGGTTCGAGTCCGCGCGCGACGGACACCTCGTGCCGCGCTCGGCGAAGGAGGACGCCGAGGCGGTGCGTGACATCGAGTCCGCGCTGCTCGCGCTGCCGGCGGGGAGATCGAAGAAGCACGAGGCGCTCGAGCGCTCGCTCGTCCCGCACGCGGCGAAGGACTTCGCCGCCCTATGGCGCTTCGTGACGGAGGAGGCCGACGCACGCGCGCTCGCCGCGGAGCAGAAGCTCAAGGCGCGCGCGCGGGAAGAGGCGACCGCGCTCTCGAAGATCCTGGAGGCGCAGCGGACGACGCTCGAGCGCGAGCTCGCGGGGCGGCAGCTCACGCTCGATCTCGCGCCGGGGGATCGCGACGCGGAGAAGCAGCGGGATCAATGGGAGGCCGATCGACGGCACCTCGAGCGGCGGCGGCGCGAGCTCGAGAAGGAGCGGGAGGAGGAGCCGCGCGCGCTGGAGGCGCTCTACGCGGTGGCGAGGAGACGTCTCGTGCCCGTCGGTCTCGTGTATCTGTGGCCGGAGACGCGCGGATGA
- the drmA gene encoding DISARM system helicase DrmA, with the protein MSSAVRTHLVHALEADLVGPFDPAHPDELLPLAPSRWYVTGFLVPPAAREAEEEPEDDEMTAGPDEDDVETGGAADETAPKQKALLPSSVGLSVLLPPGPPSDTVDVELSWAEYAHVEVAKAEGRKRPKKAFKRVPRPPVVVPVRLDPDVLRKGVDVTGAPGMRLTGKLETTSDVRGLDPGTRALALFLVNDRAVVDPKDKSEREEKIAFQVAMEIRFAAGIVARTNRTGEGARDFDDRVADLQFRARSECGVGHGVSVEPSGPEEGGRVPGVRIRWLPCAVVRRVVTNDDTGRPIEVRMERLAELGKGEDPFALSAALSPIVEAYGDWIATQRAIVVGSSADTPRDATKHALMDQAERARGRMREGIARLEKDQAARLAFAWTNEAMAMQARKARPNDEPRWRLFQLAFVLQCIEGVVDDQHVDRDVVDLIFFPTGGGKTEAYLGVIAFTLLLRRIRGASRPDGGLGVAVLLRYTLRLLTLDQLARAARLVCALEILRRADPARLGDVRFAIGLWVGKSATANTFAEVKKKLEEYKASVARSPRSPFPLTRCPWCDRPIDKDSFRLVPKDKPADVVVSCLDRRECPFGESRSPDGLPVLFVDEQVYGELPAFLLATVDKFAMLPWRGETGLLFGRATARKERRYYGPLAPAPKGSVVLPDGLPPPELIVQDELHLISGPLGTMCGLYETAIDALASRPPPAGAGGGARVRRPKVLASTATVRRAREQVRALFGRSMALFPPPGVNEGDTFFAKVVDDEESGRLYVGVAATGRPLKQILIRTYLALLAAARHEYDDSGPPKQTADAYMTLAGYFNSLRELGGMRRLVDDDVRARASRIDERRPDDHPGPHPWFGRRPELREPVELTSREPTARIAQSKARLEAPWATEEARVDVLLASNMISVGVDIDRLGVMVVAGQPKTTSEYIQASSRVGRKVEYPGLVVTCFNMGKPRDRSHYERFRTYHECFYRFVEAQSLTPFSGPALDRGLAGMLVAMTRLGAGALTPPEALRDLPAHRAFADACVEAIATRGSAFRDGMTKAEQELLRDTLRSRGRAILDAWQSIAADVAAGKGARAYSPYDKDKGAGKAVLYTALEGNDRDKAPEEKLFAAPTSMRDVEPSVHLWVERRQLGGR; encoded by the coding sequence ATGAGCAGCGCTGTCCGCACCCACCTCGTCCACGCCCTCGAGGCCGATCTCGTCGGCCCCTTCGACCCCGCGCACCCCGACGAGCTCCTCCCGCTCGCTCCCTCGCGCTGGTACGTCACCGGCTTCCTCGTCCCACCCGCCGCGCGCGAAGCCGAGGAGGAGCCCGAGGACGACGAGATGACCGCCGGCCCCGACGAAGACGACGTCGAGACCGGCGGCGCCGCCGACGAGACCGCGCCGAAGCAGAAGGCGCTCCTCCCTTCGTCGGTCGGGCTCTCCGTGCTGCTCCCGCCAGGACCACCCAGCGACACGGTCGACGTCGAGCTCTCGTGGGCCGAGTACGCGCACGTTGAGGTCGCCAAGGCCGAGGGGAGGAAGCGCCCGAAGAAGGCGTTCAAGCGTGTCCCTCGTCCGCCCGTCGTCGTCCCGGTCCGCCTCGATCCGGACGTGCTCCGAAAGGGCGTCGACGTCACGGGCGCGCCCGGCATGCGCCTCACGGGCAAGCTCGAGACGACGTCGGACGTTCGCGGCCTCGATCCCGGCACGCGCGCGCTCGCGCTCTTCCTCGTCAACGATCGCGCCGTCGTCGATCCGAAGGACAAGTCCGAGCGTGAAGAGAAGATCGCGTTCCAGGTCGCGATGGAGATCCGCTTCGCCGCGGGCATCGTCGCGCGCACGAACCGAACCGGCGAAGGGGCCCGCGACTTCGACGATCGCGTCGCCGACCTCCAGTTCCGCGCGCGCTCGGAGTGCGGCGTCGGGCACGGCGTCTCCGTCGAGCCGAGCGGTCCAGAGGAGGGTGGCCGCGTGCCGGGCGTCCGCATCCGCTGGCTGCCGTGCGCGGTGGTCCGTCGCGTCGTGACGAACGACGACACCGGGCGTCCGATCGAAGTCCGGATGGAGCGGCTCGCCGAGCTCGGCAAGGGTGAGGATCCGTTCGCGCTCTCCGCCGCGCTCTCGCCGATCGTCGAAGCGTATGGCGACTGGATCGCGACGCAGCGCGCGATCGTCGTCGGCTCGTCGGCCGACACACCGCGAGACGCGACGAAGCACGCGCTGATGGATCAGGCCGAACGCGCGCGAGGGCGCATGCGCGAGGGGATCGCGCGGCTCGAGAAGGACCAAGCCGCGCGGCTCGCCTTCGCGTGGACGAACGAGGCGATGGCGATGCAGGCGCGGAAGGCGCGCCCGAACGACGAGCCCCGCTGGCGCCTCTTCCAGCTCGCCTTCGTGCTCCAGTGCATCGAGGGCGTCGTCGACGACCAGCACGTCGATCGCGACGTGGTCGACCTCATCTTCTTCCCGACCGGCGGCGGCAAGACGGAGGCCTACCTCGGCGTCATCGCCTTCACGCTCCTCCTGCGCCGGATCCGCGGCGCCTCGCGCCCCGATGGCGGCCTCGGCGTCGCGGTGCTCCTCCGCTACACGCTCCGCCTCCTCACGCTCGATCAGCTCGCGCGCGCCGCGCGCCTCGTCTGCGCGCTCGAGATCCTCCGCCGCGCCGATCCCGCGCGGCTCGGCGACGTACGCTTCGCGATCGGGCTCTGGGTCGGCAAGAGCGCGACCGCGAACACGTTCGCGGAGGTGAAGAAGAAGCTCGAGGAGTACAAGGCGTCCGTCGCGCGGAGCCCGCGCTCGCCGTTCCCGCTGACGCGGTGCCCGTGGTGCGACCGCCCGATCGACAAGGACAGCTTCCGTCTCGTCCCGAAGGACAAGCCCGCCGATGTCGTCGTCTCCTGCCTCGACCGTCGCGAATGCCCCTTCGGCGAGTCGCGATCGCCGGACGGGCTCCCCGTGCTCTTCGTCGACGAGCAGGTCTACGGCGAGCTCCCCGCGTTCCTCCTCGCCACGGTCGACAAGTTCGCGATGCTCCCGTGGCGCGGAGAGACCGGCCTCCTCTTCGGTCGCGCCACCGCGCGCAAGGAGCGCCGCTACTACGGGCCGCTCGCTCCGGCGCCGAAGGGCAGCGTCGTGCTCCCCGACGGTCTGCCGCCGCCGGAGCTCATCGTCCAGGATGAGCTGCATCTGATCTCGGGTCCGCTCGGGACGATGTGCGGGCTCTACGAAACCGCGATCGATGCGCTCGCGTCGCGACCTCCGCCGGCCGGCGCCGGGGGAGGTGCGCGCGTACGGCGGCCCAAGGTCCTCGCGTCGACCGCGACGGTGCGGCGCGCCCGCGAGCAAGTGCGCGCCCTCTTCGGTCGCTCGATGGCGCTCTTCCCACCGCCTGGCGTGAACGAGGGCGACACGTTCTTCGCGAAGGTCGTCGACGACGAGGAGTCGGGCCGTCTCTACGTCGGCGTCGCGGCGACGGGGCGCCCGCTGAAGCAGATCCTCATCCGCACCTACCTCGCGCTCCTCGCCGCCGCGCGCCACGAGTACGACGACTCCGGTCCGCCGAAGCAGACCGCGGACGCGTACATGACGCTCGCGGGCTACTTCAACAGCCTCCGCGAGCTCGGAGGAATGCGCCGCCTCGTCGACGACGACGTCCGCGCCCGCGCCTCCCGCATCGATGAGCGGAGGCCCGACGATCATCCAGGACCGCATCCGTGGTTCGGGCGCCGGCCGGAGCTCCGCGAGCCCGTCGAGCTCACGAGCCGCGAGCCCACCGCCCGCATCGCGCAGTCGAAGGCGCGCCTCGAGGCGCCGTGGGCGACGGAGGAGGCGCGCGTCGACGTCCTCCTCGCGAGCAACATGATCTCCGTCGGCGTCGACATCGATCGCCTCGGCGTCATGGTCGTCGCCGGCCAGCCGAAGACGACGAGCGAGTACATCCAGGCCTCGAGCCGCGTCGGGCGCAAGGTGGAGTATCCCGGGCTCGTCGTCACCTGCTTCAACATGGGCAAGCCGCGCGATCGCTCTCACTACGAGCGCTTCCGCACCTACCACGAGTGCTTCTATCGCTTCGTCGAGGCGCAGAGCCTCACGCCGTTCTCGGGTCCGGCGCTCGATCGCGGGCTCGCCGGGATGCTCGTCGCCATGACGCGGCTCGGAGCGGGGGCGCTCACGCCGCCGGAGGCGCTCCGTGACCTCCCCGCTCACCGTGCCTTCGCGGACGCCTGCGTCGAGGCGATCGCGACGCGCGGCTCCGCGTTCCGCGACGGCATGACGAAGGCGGAGCAGGAGCTCCTCCGCGACACGCTCCGGAGCCGCGGACGCGCGATCCTCGACGCCTGGCAGTCGATCGCCGCCGACGTCGCCGCGGGGAAGGGCGCGCGCGCCTACTCGCCGTACGACAAGGACAAGGGCGCCGGCAAGGCCGTCCTCTACACCGCGCTCGAGGGGAACGATCGCGACAAGGCGCCCGAGGAGAAGCTCTTCGCCGCGCCGACCTCGATGCGCGACGTCGAGCCCTCGGTGCATCTCTGGGTCGAGCGCAGGCAGTTGGGAGGACGCTGA
- a CDS encoding DUF1998 domain-containing protein — protein MAARKGWGKKEVVHQPDGTIRRSQVVTTFGPGAMVDLIGDAILVGGLDYWLYGAKTVIQEPRLRDHLAERLQRIGIMLSFENAFREPPACDDKAPSKQVGVSTLEFPQWFVCQSPSCRSLAMNKALELKRRPGSDDKHYVHQCNRSTTSEAIPVRFVGACRRGHVQDFPWLSFAHLGKERCGMPDLALVEGKTGDFSEIKVECRGCGATSFLVAAMRKNSGLTCDGQRPWLGGDHEGCTEDLRLIVRTASNSYFAQVTSALSIPDEKRELEEAVRKLWPTLVAATAETLPHFRKIPEVNAGLTGYGDDAVLSVVEAIKTGAAPPREPLRTAEYKLFVNAPKEQPGELPPREEPFWARRHDPEDGLPDGIHSLVVAPKLREVRAQVGFTRIVPMMPDMQGTYESGVRTARLSLAQDWLPATTIQGEGVFVRLDEAKVAAWESKDVVRRREDALRAGYDVWRRDLEKRAGEGEAVPPFPGARFYLLHSLAHLLISAISLECGYAASAIRERIYCARPTDETGVGQLPMAAILLSTGTSGSEGTLGGLVEQGRAIRSHVVRAWDLGALCSSDPVCALHSPADDPAERHLEGAACHGCLYVAECSCEWFNRYLDRALVVPTLGHDAELAFFSVRP, from the coding sequence ATGGCCGCACGGAAGGGATGGGGAAAGAAGGAGGTCGTCCACCAGCCGGACGGCACGATCCGCCGGAGCCAGGTCGTCACCACCTTCGGGCCGGGCGCGATGGTCGACCTGATCGGCGACGCGATCCTCGTCGGCGGGCTCGACTACTGGCTCTACGGCGCGAAGACCGTGATCCAGGAGCCGCGGCTGCGCGACCACCTCGCCGAGCGCCTGCAGCGCATCGGTATCATGCTCAGCTTCGAGAACGCCTTCCGCGAGCCGCCCGCCTGCGACGACAAGGCGCCGTCCAAGCAGGTCGGCGTCTCGACGCTGGAGTTCCCGCAGTGGTTCGTTTGTCAGAGCCCGAGCTGCCGTTCGCTCGCGATGAACAAGGCGCTCGAGCTCAAGCGGCGTCCGGGGTCCGACGACAAGCACTACGTCCATCAGTGCAACCGCTCGACTACGTCGGAGGCGATTCCGGTCCGCTTCGTCGGCGCCTGCCGCCGCGGGCACGTCCAGGACTTCCCGTGGCTCTCGTTCGCGCACCTCGGCAAGGAGCGCTGCGGGATGCCGGACCTCGCGCTCGTCGAGGGCAAGACCGGCGACTTCTCCGAGATCAAGGTCGAGTGCCGCGGCTGCGGCGCGACCAGCTTCCTCGTCGCCGCGATGCGGAAAAACTCCGGCCTCACGTGCGACGGGCAGCGCCCGTGGCTCGGCGGCGATCACGAGGGATGCACCGAGGACCTCCGCCTCATCGTCCGCACCGCGAGCAACTCGTACTTCGCGCAGGTGACGAGCGCGCTCTCGATCCCGGACGAGAAGCGCGAGCTCGAAGAGGCGGTGCGGAAGCTCTGGCCGACCCTCGTCGCGGCGACCGCGGAGACGCTCCCTCACTTCCGCAAGATCCCCGAGGTGAACGCGGGCCTGACCGGGTACGGCGACGACGCGGTGCTCTCCGTCGTCGAGGCGATCAAGACCGGCGCCGCCCCGCCGCGCGAGCCGCTCCGCACTGCTGAGTACAAGCTTTTCGTCAACGCTCCGAAGGAGCAGCCCGGCGAGCTGCCGCCGCGCGAGGAGCCGTTCTGGGCCCGGCGTCACGATCCCGAGGACGGGCTCCCCGACGGGATCCACTCCCTCGTCGTCGCGCCGAAGCTCCGCGAGGTGCGCGCGCAGGTCGGGTTCACGCGCATCGTCCCGATGATGCCAGACATGCAAGGGACCTACGAGAGCGGCGTCCGCACCGCGCGGCTCTCGCTCGCGCAGGACTGGCTCCCGGCGACGACGATCCAGGGCGAGGGCGTCTTCGTCCGCCTCGACGAAGCGAAGGTCGCCGCCTGGGAATCGAAGGACGTGGTCCGCCGGCGCGAGGACGCGCTCCGCGCCGGCTACGACGTGTGGCGCCGCGATCTCGAGAAGCGAGCCGGGGAAGGGGAGGCCGTCCCGCCGTTTCCGGGCGCGCGCTTCTACCTCCTCCACTCGCTCGCGCACCTGCTCATCTCGGCGATCTCGCTCGAGTGCGGCTATGCCGCGAGCGCGATCCGCGAGCGGATCTACTGCGCGAGGCCGACGGACGAGACCGGCGTCGGACAGCTCCCGATGGCCGCGATCCTGCTCTCGACCGGCACGAGCGGGAGCGAGGGCACCCTCGGCGGGCTCGTCGAACAGGGCCGCGCGATTCGCTCGCACGTCGTCCGCGCCTGGGACCTCGGGGCGCTCTGCTCGAGCGATCCGGTCTGCGCGCTCCATTCGCCCGCGGACGATCCCGCCGAGCGGCACCTCGAGGGCGCGGCCTGTCATGGCTGCCTCTACGTCGCGGAGTGCTCGTGCGAGTGGTTCAACCGCTACCTCGATCGAGCGCTCGTCGTCCCGACGCTCGGCCACGACGCCGAGCTCGCGTTCTTCTCCGTCCGCCCGTGA